The Methanosarcina barkeri str. Wiesmoor DNA segment GGACAGTTCCAGTTCTTAGGGTCCGGCCTGTTAAGGAATGCAATCTTCCTCTCAATCATTTTCGGGTTCCTGGCAAAGCTGCCAACTTTCCCCTTCCATTCCTGGCTTCCGGATGCTTATACCGAAGCCCCGACTGCAGGTAGTGTGCTCTTTATTCTGCTCAAGATAGGAGGATACGGGCTTTTCAGAATTTCACTTCCGATGCTTCCGAATACTGGTAACCCTGAGCTTATGATTACTATTCTGGGCCTGCTTGGAGCTTTCAGCATATTGTACGGGGCGCTTCTGGCTCTGAGACAGAAAGACCTCAAGCGTATGATAGCGTATTCCAGTTTAAGCCATATGGGATATGTTTTATTGGGTTCGGCAGGCTTTGTCGCCCTTTCGGTTTCAGGTGCTATGTTCCAGCAGTTTTCCCACGGGCTTATAATGAGTATCATGTTCATGTCCGCAGGAGCGATCCAGACCAGCACGGGAACAAGGATAATAAATAATCTTGGCGGGCTTGCAAAGAAGATGCCGACGCTGGCTGTACTTATGATGCTAGGGTTTATGGCATCCCTTGGCCTGCCAGGGTTGACTGGCTTTATTGCCGAGTTCCTGGTGCTGGCCTTCAGCTATGTCAATCTGCCTGGATTTGTCTTGCTTGCCCTTCTGGCAATAGTGATTACTGCAGGCTACCACCTCTGGGCAATGCAGAGGGCAATGTTTGGAGTTTATAACGAGAAACTCGGAGATGTCAGGGACATTAACTCTCTTCAGGTCTTTTCCATGGCAGTAATTGCACTGCTTGTGGTATATTTCGGCTGGAACCCGAATCCAGTGCTTAATATGATGATCACGAATTCGGAAGCAATAGTAAGCCTTGCGGCTGCTCTGGGGGTG contains these protein-coding regions:
- the fpoM gene encoding F(420)H(2) dehydrogenase subunit M, coding for MLPVASLLILVPLIFAAVTFFTKTKEQAAGLAFLGSLATLGLTLYAYLNFDSSTAAMQFFESIDWIPLLGVKYSVGIDGISMPLILLNAIVIPFLILYSWKEEREDSNRFYGLILTMQAAVIGVFVALDFVVFYIFWELTLIPLFFMVNIWGGEKRAHASYKFFIYTHVASLVMLLGIFGLFYASWQQTGVPTFDIRELVGQFQFLGSGLLRNAIFLSIIFGFLAKLPTFPFHSWLPDAYTEAPTAGSVLFILLKIGGYGLFRISLPMLPNTGNPELMITILGLLGAFSILYGALLALRQKDLKRMIAYSSLSHMGYVLLGSAGFVALSVSGAMFQQFSHGLIMSIMFMSAGAIQTSTGTRIINNLGGLAKKMPTLAVLMMLGFMASLGLPGLTGFIAEFLVLAFSYVNLPGFVLLALLAIVITAGYHLWAMQRAMFGVYNEKLGDVRDINSLQVFSMAVIALLVVYFGWNPNPVLNMMITNSEAIVSLAAALGV